A region of bacterium DNA encodes the following proteins:
- a CDS encoding SIS domain-containing protein translates to MSKPEHLASVHDPLMVKAIEKLQHAVQEAATMHSQLSTTCFAELTAIAQACSSTLRHGGKLFFCGNGGSAAECQHLATEFVVRLTAQRERQALAAIALTTDTSLITACSNDYGFDRVFSRQVEALMHAGDVLFLLSTSGRSPNLILAAEAAAKIGGKRVAMLGMDPTPLDRHADYVLHIPSASGQRVQEAHLLCGHMLVELIEDLLSSGDNLHSTR, encoded by the coding sequence ATGAGCAAGCCCGAACACCTCGCTTCAGTTCACGACCCTTTGATGGTTAAAGCCATCGAGAAATTGCAACATGCAGTGCAAGAAGCTGCAACGATGCACAGTCAGCTTTCCACGACTTGTTTTGCTGAGTTGACAGCCATTGCCCAAGCCTGCTCAAGTACCCTGCGTCACGGCGGCAAATTGTTTTTTTGCGGCAATGGGGGATCGGCTGCGGAGTGCCAGCATCTTGCAACCGAATTTGTCGTCAGGCTCACAGCCCAGCGCGAACGACAAGCACTTGCAGCCATCGCCTTGACCACCGATACATCACTTATCACTGCGTGCTCCAATGACTACGGATTTGATCGTGTTTTCTCCCGGCAGGTTGAGGCTTTGATGCACGCCGGCGATGTCCTGTTCCTTTTGTCTACATCCGGTCGCTCTCCAAATCTCATACTTGCTGCAGAGGCGGCGGCTAAGATCGGCGGTAAGCGAGTGGCCATGCTGGGGATGGACCCCACTCCCTTGGATCGTCATGCAGATTACGTGTTGCATATTCCATCAGCGTCCGGTCAGCGTGTGCAGGAAGCTCATTTGCTCTGCGGACACATGCTGGTTGAACTCATTGAAGACTTACTTTCGAGCGGCGATAACCTCCATTCGACTCGATGA
- a CDS encoding BatA domain-containing protein: protein MTFLNSALLAALSLGLIPILIHLLNRQRFKEVDFPTLRFLQEMQRQKMRRVRVRQWLLLVLRTLAILALVFAMARPVLRSETGFLGTGEARASVVLVLDRSASMRAESPNGTRFRELQTRAQEVIQSLGSYDEIQIVWADPVPQLFPDSPTQHKALLREAIEAATAQESGGTLSDAVGQARSILGKSQNLLKEVYVISDFSESAWLERLPDAPILPNDVRLYVVPIAKDDVQNVGIVHAEISSRLIAPGRTIELSFSVVNSGSDAVSDRIVSAYLDGARVAQSRLSLRASEARTEQLRFVPESVGDMAGYVRLEDTDAFADDDVRRFVLRVPARLNVAIVGAIGPARRLTALAMDPAASAESFVHAVEMTTSEFESADWLSYDAVFVVDAPAFSGGFAERARSYLQTGRGIFVAGGPNFDLRSHAVWMQALGLPAPLGVDDAGDGRTRWSKVDLEHPLFEGVFQERPADISPEFARTLAISRDAAAATVIEGAGGKVYLCEATQGRGRILFFTSSPDPEWSSLFRAGIFAPLMTGSAAYLAGSGRAGVDLTQTVGQGGELLLRSTDAIQYDLSSNEVSLKLTASPVAGGQVLRIPPLSSSGEFRLRQAERDVLPIVVNIPAKESFLKPMTDDLHLESLGGQLQRLGQTANMETVISEGRYGRELWRLFLMLALCLLIAEMFIARTPKKEAIAT, encoded by the coding sequence ATGACTTTTCTTAATTCTGCGCTGCTTGCCGCTCTCTCACTCGGACTGATCCCGATACTTATTCACCTTCTGAACCGTCAGCGGTTTAAGGAGGTGGACTTTCCGACGCTACGCTTCTTGCAGGAGATGCAGAGGCAAAAGATGCGTCGTGTACGGGTACGCCAATGGCTGTTGCTGGTGCTCCGCACCCTGGCAATTCTCGCTTTGGTGTTTGCGATGGCCAGACCCGTTTTGCGTTCTGAGACCGGATTTTTGGGAACCGGCGAAGCGAGGGCGAGCGTTGTACTTGTCCTTGATCGCTCAGCTTCAATGCGCGCCGAATCTCCAAATGGCACACGCTTTAGAGAGCTACAGACGCGTGCGCAAGAAGTAATCCAGTCTCTCGGCTCCTACGATGAGATACAGATCGTCTGGGCCGACCCTGTCCCGCAGTTGTTCCCCGACTCCCCCACGCAACACAAAGCTTTGCTGCGTGAAGCGATAGAGGCTGCCACAGCACAGGAGTCCGGCGGCACGTTGTCTGATGCTGTGGGTCAAGCGAGAAGCATCTTAGGCAAGTCGCAGAATCTGCTGAAGGAAGTATACGTCATTTCCGACTTCAGTGAAAGCGCATGGCTCGAACGATTGCCCGATGCTCCTATACTTCCCAATGACGTCCGTCTCTACGTCGTCCCCATTGCCAAAGACGATGTGCAAAATGTAGGGATTGTCCATGCGGAAATCTCATCCAGACTAATTGCCCCGGGGCGCACAATAGAGCTAAGCTTTTCTGTGGTTAACAGTGGCAGCGATGCGGTTAGTGATCGAATAGTTTCCGCCTATCTGGATGGTGCTCGCGTAGCACAGTCACGACTTTCTCTTAGAGCTAGTGAAGCGCGAACAGAGCAGCTTCGATTTGTTCCTGAGAGCGTCGGAGACATGGCGGGATACGTGAGGCTCGAAGATACGGATGCCTTCGCTGATGATGATGTCAGGCGATTTGTATTGCGTGTGCCTGCCCGTCTGAACGTCGCCATTGTCGGGGCGATTGGGCCGGCACGCAGACTGACCGCCTTGGCGATGGACCCTGCTGCAAGCGCAGAGTCTTTCGTGCACGCAGTGGAAATGACGACCTCTGAGTTTGAGTCAGCGGATTGGTTGAGCTATGATGCGGTATTTGTGGTTGACGCACCCGCGTTCTCCGGTGGTTTTGCAGAACGCGCGCGAAGCTACCTGCAAACAGGACGTGGAATCTTCGTCGCAGGTGGTCCAAATTTTGATCTGAGATCTCATGCCGTATGGATGCAAGCATTGGGTCTGCCGGCACCGCTCGGTGTTGACGATGCGGGAGACGGCCGTACGCGTTGGAGCAAGGTTGATCTGGAGCATCCTCTTTTTGAAGGCGTCTTTCAGGAAAGGCCTGCCGACATTTCACCTGAGTTCGCGCGAACGCTTGCGATATCCCGCGATGCCGCAGCCGCCACGGTAATCGAAGGAGCTGGAGGCAAGGTCTATTTGTGCGAGGCGACTCAGGGACGTGGGCGAATTCTCTTCTTTACGAGTTCGCCTGATCCGGAATGGTCGTCCCTGTTTCGCGCAGGTATCTTTGCCCCGCTGATGACGGGAAGTGCGGCTTACCTGGCTGGCTCAGGACGAGCGGGCGTTGACTTGACACAGACGGTTGGTCAGGGAGGTGAACTACTGCTACGTTCAACGGATGCCATACAGTATGATCTTTCGTCCAACGAAGTCTCCCTGAAGTTGACAGCTTCACCTGTTGCTGGCGGGCAAGTTTTGCGCATTCCTCCCCTAAGTTCCAGTGGCGAGTTTCGATTGCGCCAGGCAGAGCGCGACGTGCTGCCAATCGTTGTCAATATCCCTGCGAAAGAATCTTTCTTGAAACCTATGACCGACGATCTGCACTTGGAAAGTCTTGGGGGACAGCTGCAGCGATTGGGTCAGACAGCAAACATGGAGACCGTGATCAGCGAAGGCAGATACGGGCGTGAACTTTGGAGACTCTTTCTAATGCTGGCGCTGTGCCTGCTAATCGCTGAAATGTTCATTGCGCGAACACCGAAGAAGGAAGCGATTGCGACATAG
- a CDS encoding T9SS type A sorting domain-containing protein — translation MRFRYFNSGQTFSLFSILLLPGVLCAQLDWSHDVVVFGTDQHEWSPQVVPIGDGQFRAFCVRESNVLSMRTSQLYGEVWEAFTDRTVTPEYIKFATASDDRYAYISNFARDGSDIHYRRISHTSSNWPEPSSPLVVPENTVLKDAVLLSDFDFSNEDPYVHLFVLAASSNGMGTLGHFYAMNYGQDWFSSGWFASGLPMQDSSASIAAAVTWEGENERLWVATAIDRPGSTGEQIALYYSDDLGSHWSTQLTPDISSYAQTRPTLISRESTIMLAYQRRNNASVAREIYATYSPDNGVSWSDPLQLTDSPFDNVNPRLMEAAGEIGICYARVQVQNQTGQLLFRRASINQPWAWELEEPVSDLNGLVVSEGFGCAADEEGFAVVWSGRLIGDDGDVFFDGSWRGTASEDQSRSPSPTLSLFPNPTTGWVTIAPLGESSQIRLYDILGREITSIGGSNMSRTWKLPDGLPSGSYWLRASDAHSSVRVTLLR, via the coding sequence ATGCGATTCAGATACTTCAACTCTGGTCAGACCTTTAGTCTTTTCTCAATCCTGCTACTGCCGGGTGTGCTTTGTGCGCAGCTGGACTGGAGTCATGATGTGGTAGTTTTTGGTACGGATCAACACGAATGGAGTCCGCAAGTAGTCCCGATCGGTGACGGTCAGTTTCGAGCCTTTTGTGTGCGCGAATCAAATGTCCTGAGCATGCGAACCTCGCAATTGTACGGCGAAGTTTGGGAAGCGTTTACTGACAGGACAGTGACTCCTGAGTACATAAAGTTCGCAACTGCCAGTGACGACCGGTACGCGTATATATCGAATTTTGCTCGCGATGGCTCAGATATACACTATCGCAGAATATCTCATACGTCGTCAAATTGGCCGGAACCTTCCTCTCCTCTGGTTGTCCCCGAGAATACGGTGCTGAAAGACGCAGTATTGCTCTCAGACTTCGACTTTTCCAACGAGGATCCTTATGTTCACTTGTTTGTGCTGGCAGCTTCTTCAAATGGCATGGGGACGCTTGGTCACTTCTATGCGATGAACTACGGTCAGGACTGGTTTAGTAGCGGCTGGTTCGCATCGGGCCTTCCCATGCAGGATTCTTCGGCGAGTATCGCAGCCGCAGTGACATGGGAAGGTGAGAATGAGAGGCTTTGGGTTGCCACCGCGATTGACCGGCCAGGTTCAACCGGCGAGCAGATAGCATTGTATTACTCAGATGACCTTGGCAGTCACTGGAGCACTCAATTAACTCCCGATATCAGCAGCTACGCTCAGACAAGGCCCACTCTTATCTCCCGTGAGAGTACGATCATGCTTGCATATCAGCGACGGAACAATGCCTCTGTCGCCCGTGAGATTTACGCGACGTACTCCCCGGACAACGGCGTGTCGTGGTCAGACCCCCTTCAGCTTACGGATAGCCCCTTCGATAACGTAAACCCGCGATTGATGGAAGCGGCAGGTGAGATTGGCATTTGCTATGCCCGTGTTCAGGTACAAAACCAGACCGGACAGCTCTTGTTTCGCCGTGCCAGTATCAACCAACCTTGGGCATGGGAATTGGAAGAACCGGTCTCGGATCTGAACGGGCTTGTAGTTTCTGAAGGTTTTGGATGTGCCGCCGATGAAGAAGGCTTCGCGGTCGTCTGGAGTGGTCGTCTGATCGGTGACGACGGAGATGTGTTTTTCGACGGTTCATGGAGAGGTACTGCAAGTGAAGATCAGTCCCGAAGTCCCTCGCCTACACTAAGTCTGTTTCCCAATCCTACGACCGGTTGGGTGACGATCGCTCCTCTTGGCGAGTCGTCACAGATTCGTCTGTACGACATTTTAGGAAGAGAGATTACAAGTATAGGTGGATCAAACATGAGTCGGACTTGGAAACTGCCTGACGGCTTGCCCAGCGGATCCTATTGGCTTCGTGCAAGCGACGCTCATTCGTCCGTCCGTGTAACTCTTCTTCGCTGA
- a CDS encoding aspartate-semialdehyde dehydrogenase, which translates to MKPVRLAVLGATGLVGQTTLAVLEEWGVPLAELSLYASTSSVGKTMKCNGELHEVRSMEGDEVDAEYAILALSAEHSRVWVPQLEARGIRVIDHSSAFRMNDDVPLVIPEVNADRITSQTRVVANPNCSASVVVMALAPLDRRFGLRRALISTYQSVSGAGSAAVEEMRAQNRDANAKPEVLPRRIAGNLFPEVGHWESSGYSAEETKIVSEIKKILNREHVHVSATAVRVPVEIGHAASVSVELLQGTSLADVLKCLSDFPGLICDGSDYATPLEVSGQQDVHVGRVRIDPDDNHWLHFWVVGDNLRKGAASNAIQILQLWSDL; encoded by the coding sequence GTGAAACCTGTGCGACTTGCAGTATTAGGGGCAACCGGATTGGTAGGCCAGACAACGCTTGCAGTCCTGGAAGAGTGGGGCGTCCCATTGGCAGAGCTAAGTCTATATGCGTCGACGTCTTCGGTCGGTAAAACGATGAAGTGCAACGGAGAGCTTCATGAAGTCCGCTCGATGGAAGGCGACGAAGTTGACGCAGAGTATGCCATTCTCGCTCTTTCGGCAGAACATTCGAGAGTGTGGGTGCCGCAGTTAGAGGCGCGTGGGATTCGGGTGATTGACCATTCCAGCGCATTTCGCATGAACGACGACGTGCCTTTAGTGATTCCGGAAGTTAATGCCGACAGAATCACATCACAAACTCGCGTGGTCGCAAATCCGAATTGTTCGGCATCAGTGGTTGTCATGGCCCTGGCACCGCTTGATCGACGATTCGGCTTGCGTCGTGCTCTAATTTCGACATACCAAAGCGTATCGGGTGCAGGGTCGGCCGCAGTTGAAGAAATGAGAGCTCAGAATCGTGACGCTAACGCCAAGCCTGAAGTTCTACCTCGGCGGATTGCCGGAAATCTCTTCCCAGAAGTCGGACACTGGGAGAGTAGTGGCTATAGTGCGGAAGAAACCAAGATAGTCAGTGAGATCAAGAAGATTCTGAACCGAGAGCACGTTCACGTAAGTGCGACGGCTGTACGTGTGCCTGTCGAAATTGGGCATGCGGCCTCCGTCAGCGTGGAGTTGCTGCAGGGGACATCATTGGCCGATGTCTTGAAATGTCTTTCTGATTTTCCAGGACTCATTTGTGACGGATCTGATTACGCGACTCCCCTCGAAGTCAGCGGTCAGCAGGATGTGCATGTCGGACGTGTGCGAATCGACCCGGACGATAATCATTGGCTGCATTTTTGGGTCGTAGGTGACAATTTGCGAAAAGGCGCGGCCTCCAATGCGATTCAGATACTTCAACTCTGGTCAGACCTTTAG
- the selD gene encoding selenide, water dikinase SelD, with the protein MLDLILGGLPAARDKNLIVGFDHRDDATAYRLPSGEVIVQTVDFFTPVVDDPYDYGSIAAANSLSDVYAMNGRPLFALNICAFPKAISPDIWREVLRGGAEKAAEADIVVAGGHTIDDKEPKYGMVVTGLVDPANMWSNNGARPGDVLILTKPLGLGILTTALKNELLTAQEIGAAVGWMQTLNKHAQLALRDCGIKAATDITGNGLLGHAAEIAKASNVQFKMHAASIPVLESALPLAEQGKVPGGTKMNKLYLGSYVEFASEVSSAMQWIMFDAQTSGGLLVAIPRGQFELAQQSLGTQNIYYAEIGEVVEGTGIVVTQ; encoded by the coding sequence GTGCTGGATCTCATTCTTGGCGGGCTTCCTGCAGCACGCGACAAGAACCTGATTGTCGGGTTCGACCATCGTGATGATGCCACAGCCTATCGCCTCCCTTCGGGTGAGGTGATTGTACAGACAGTGGACTTCTTCACTCCTGTGGTCGACGACCCCTACGATTATGGTTCAATTGCAGCGGCTAATTCCCTTTCCGACGTCTATGCGATGAACGGCAGGCCGCTCTTTGCTCTTAACATTTGTGCTTTTCCCAAGGCAATTTCGCCGGACATTTGGCGTGAAGTGCTGCGCGGCGGTGCCGAAAAGGCGGCGGAAGCAGACATCGTTGTCGCAGGCGGGCACACGATTGACGATAAAGAGCCAAAATATGGCATGGTCGTCACAGGATTGGTTGACCCGGCAAACATGTGGAGTAACAACGGTGCACGGCCGGGCGACGTGCTGATTCTCACTAAACCGCTTGGGTTGGGAATTCTCACGACTGCGTTGAAGAATGAACTGTTGACTGCGCAGGAGATTGGTGCTGCAGTAGGATGGATGCAAACATTGAATAAGCACGCACAGCTTGCCTTGCGTGACTGTGGGATCAAGGCTGCCACAGACATTACGGGCAACGGGCTGCTCGGTCATGCCGCCGAAATTGCCAAGGCATCAAACGTTCAGTTCAAGATGCATGCGGCTTCAATACCTGTGCTGGAAAGCGCTCTCCCACTTGCAGAACAGGGAAAGGTCCCTGGCGGAACAAAGATGAACAAGCTGTACCTCGGGAGTTATGTGGAGTTCGCTTCGGAGGTGTCGAGCGCAATGCAGTGGATAATGTTTGACGCCCAGACGTCCGGGGGACTGCTGGTCGCCATTCCTCGAGGACAATTTGAACTGGCGCAGCAATCCCTCGGTACACAGAATATTTACTATGCGGAGATTGGCGAAGTCGTTGAAGGCACTGGAATCGTGGTGACTCAATAG
- a CDS encoding lytic transglycosylase domain-containing protein, with the protein MIVFRGSFAYFASMLRQLSTLLAILLAPYPILAATLADDSARVAQIWGYRLAGDTLASESLLASRSLPSSPEWESLANFLSACFAYSDSNIALVPTILDLGVPPDLEDHAAWLRAKSLTQLGQPHLAGIYWRRLLSSSLPDYRDLAAKELFEDARAQGNLDTLNSLASAARSNQVAVGIRQAINLEIAKFLSLSGKHSDATTLLRSTYLDAPASSQGKDAKRRLSSYAVTYGFTPPDPGWSGEWAEVERLERAGMKNDALDRLSALRSRGRYAAYDEQMIAMQARLSVALRRHDDALKFAQQHIKQFPESSFRDEMRWCIVRSAYLKDQDQLAISTAQELARTGTDKSRVGESWRLIALLHIDRNNLAEAANAASKWYEAAQGAGGADDALWMRGWTRYLSAKYESASSDFVRLVRSYPESGYVPIGLYWAARSFSEIGRRDMRDSLCSELLSRFPFSYYALLSCSLSDLPTPVRRDMRVLSLNEVHALGGSHSRAFAQLTALGLWEFALREWPQVEAECGKRADLAWWRPLLYWKNGDRFESWKWIIKEFRNEASSVGSRPAEFYELWYPLDYEPLLLDMCRRYEVDPYLALGVICQESHFDEKIVSPSGAIGLMQLMPETARLQVKRMGQVLREEELYHGPRNLEIGIAHIADLQRSLNGDVILTLCAYNAGINAARRWQSEFGNFPPDVFVELIPYRETRLYVKHILQHIAAYRRVYPDLNLTSPDSEQ; encoded by the coding sequence ATGATTGTTTTTCGAGGTTCTTTTGCTTACTTTGCGTCCATGCTTCGCCAACTTAGCACGCTCTTGGCAATTCTTCTCGCGCCATATCCGATACTGGCGGCAACTCTTGCGGATGACTCTGCTCGAGTTGCCCAGATTTGGGGCTATCGATTGGCAGGAGACACGCTTGCCTCCGAGTCCTTGTTGGCATCCCGCAGTTTACCATCTTCGCCGGAGTGGGAAAGTCTCGCAAACTTCCTATCCGCTTGTTTCGCATACTCAGATTCCAACATTGCACTAGTCCCCACCATACTCGATCTCGGGGTTCCACCCGACCTTGAGGATCATGCCGCATGGCTGCGAGCAAAGTCACTTACGCAACTTGGCCAGCCTCATCTTGCGGGAATCTATTGGAGAAGGCTCCTTTCCTCATCACTGCCCGACTATCGTGATCTTGCGGCAAAGGAGTTGTTTGAAGATGCCCGCGCACAGGGCAATTTGGACACGTTGAACAGCCTCGCCAGCGCTGCTCGCTCAAATCAAGTGGCGGTCGGGATTCGACAGGCCATCAATCTCGAGATTGCCAAATTCCTTTCGCTCTCCGGGAAACACTCCGACGCGACCACTCTGCTTCGGTCAACGTATCTCGATGCTCCCGCTTCGTCGCAGGGAAAGGACGCGAAGCGAAGGTTGTCTTCCTATGCTGTAACCTACGGCTTCACTCCGCCTGATCCTGGCTGGAGCGGCGAGTGGGCCGAGGTCGAGCGCCTTGAGCGTGCGGGGATGAAAAATGATGCGCTTGACCGACTGTCAGCTTTGCGAAGTCGTGGCCGTTACGCGGCGTACGACGAGCAAATGATAGCAATGCAGGCAAGACTTTCAGTAGCACTTCGCAGGCATGACGATGCGCTTAAGTTTGCTCAACAGCACATAAAGCAGTTTCCGGAGTCGAGTTTTCGGGATGAAATGCGTTGGTGCATTGTGCGATCAGCCTACTTGAAAGATCAAGATCAGTTGGCGATTAGTACGGCCCAAGAGCTTGCGAGAACCGGCACGGATAAGTCGCGAGTCGGAGAATCCTGGCGGCTGATTGCCTTGCTGCACATTGACCGTAACAACCTTGCAGAGGCAGCCAACGCCGCGAGCAAGTGGTATGAGGCTGCGCAAGGTGCCGGAGGGGCGGACGATGCCCTTTGGATGCGCGGTTGGACTCGCTATCTTTCTGCAAAGTATGAGAGCGCATCCTCCGATTTCGTACGCCTTGTGCGCAGTTATCCCGAGTCCGGTTATGTTCCCATCGGCCTCTACTGGGCAGCCAGGAGCTTCAGCGAAATCGGCCGAAGGGATATGCGCGACAGCTTGTGCTCTGAGCTTCTCAGCCGCTTTCCTTTCTCATACTACGCTCTGTTATCATGCTCGCTGAGTGACTTGCCAACTCCTGTTCGGCGTGACATGCGAGTACTGAGCTTAAATGAAGTCCATGCGCTGGGTGGATCACACTCTCGCGCCTTCGCTCAGCTAACGGCGCTTGGTCTATGGGAGTTTGCGTTACGCGAATGGCCTCAAGTCGAAGCTGAGTGTGGAAAGCGCGCAGATCTCGCTTGGTGGAGACCACTGCTCTACTGGAAGAATGGGGATCGTTTCGAGTCGTGGAAGTGGATTATCAAGGAGTTTCGCAATGAAGCTTCGTCCGTAGGGAGCCGTCCCGCTGAGTTCTATGAACTGTGGTATCCGCTTGATTACGAACCGCTCCTGTTGGACATGTGCCGCCGCTACGAAGTGGATCCGTATCTTGCCCTTGGCGTGATTTGTCAGGAAAGCCATTTTGATGAGAAAATCGTAAGTCCATCCGGCGCTATTGGATTGATGCAGCTGATGCCGGAGACCGCTCGTTTACAGGTCAAGCGCATGGGGCAGGTTTTGCGAGAAGAAGAACTCTATCATGGCCCGCGAAACCTCGAAATCGGGATTGCGCACATCGCGGATTTGCAGCGCAGTCTGAATGGAGACGTGATTCTCACGCTTTGCGCATATAACGCCGGCATCAACGCAGCCAGGCGGTGGCAATCCGAATTTGGCAACTTTCCACCTGATGTGTTTGTCGAGTTGATCCCTTATCGGGAAACACGACTTTATGTCAAGCACATCCTTCAGCACATTGCGGCCTACCGCCGTGTCTATCCGGATTTGAATCTAACATCGCCGGATTCAGAACAGTAA